A stretch of the Erpetoichthys calabaricus chromosome 3, fErpCal1.3, whole genome shotgun sequence genome encodes the following:
- the LOC114648187 gene encoding uncharacterized protein LOC114648187 codes for MDEPLVSVVQQRWPGLLIEQQVYTEYYCITQVQLKETSLTSLDKYSTALIKMYRAKGGKTAHELKSLLELLDEQTMDVTTHKRATVLQGLPLYLREYKKLSTTCHDTDSLQIYTNEMKIGILEVVRHHETNPGAAAMNVAVVIEGRVVIEELVDFTTAFVILVGLLYARNIQYPKELKYTFETVQKVFLNIGDLYSHRVLSLKNMLYKC; via the exons ATGGATGAACCGCTGGTCTCTGTAGTCCAACAGAGATGGCCAGGCCTTCTCATAGAGCAACAG gtatatacagaatattattGCATTACCCAGGTGCAATTGAAAGAAACATCGCTGACATCCTTGGACAAGTATTCGACAGCTCTGATCAAAATGTACAGAGCAAAAGGAGGCAAGACGGCACATGAATTGAAATCACTTTTAGAATTACTAGATGAACAG ACTATGGATGTTACCACACACAAGAGGGCAACGGTTCTACAAGGACTACCTCTGTACTTAAGAGAATACAAGAAGTTATCAACAACATGTCAT GATACAGACTCCcttcaaatatatacaaatgaaatgaagatagGAATATTAGAGGTTGTGAGGCACCATGAGACCAATCCTGGAGCTGCGGCAATGAATGTGGCTGTGGTAATAGAAGGTCGAGTAGTAATTGAAGAGCTTGTCGACTTCACAACTGCATTTGTCATACTTGTTGGTCTTCTGTATGCTCGAAACATTCAGTACCCAAAAGAACTTAAATATACTTTTGAAACAGTACAGAAGGTGTTTCTAAATATTGGAGACTTATACTCACATAGAGTATTGTCACTcaaaaatatgctgtataaatgttAG